The following coding sequences are from one Methanohalophilus halophilus window:
- a CDS encoding CDC48 family AAA ATPase: MEELQIKVEKAHPIDFGRGIIRLDPSTLLSLQLSPGDIVLIEGKRQTTAKVWRADRQDWGQGIARIDGYTRQNAEVGIGERITLSKAEPIAAEKVLLAPPEGIVMEFGDNTSAVIKHNILKRPLIKGDIIPIISSMGQTTPGSQAIPLIAVETEPSDGILIINENTEIQLQQKPVVGYEGAARGINYEDIGGLRTEIQRVREMIELPLKHHELFLRLNIDPPKGVILYGPPGTGKTLIARAVASESNAYFINIAGPEIMGKYYGESEERLRKIFDEAAENAPSIIFVDEVDSIAPKREDVTGEVERRVVAQLLTLMDGMDERKQVVVIAATNRLDSIDPALRRPGRFDREIEIGVPDSEDRLEILQIHTRGMPLNENIDEEYFEHLAEYTQGFVGADLLALVQEASMRALRRLLPDINLDEEEIPQEILEKLEVTPDDFEEALKEIEPSAMREVMVEIPSVGWDDVGGLDLAREDISEAVEWPLKWPDKISRMGIKPPTGILLYGPPGTGKTLLAKAVANEANANFISVKGPQILSKYVGESEKAIRDTFKKARQVAPCIIFFDEIDAISSTRQGGSDVGSRVSEQVVNQMLTEMDGLEPLNEVVVIAATNRPDLIDPALLRSGRFDRLVMVGAASADGREQIFRIHTMDIPLDSDVDIKELATMTEGYVGSDIESICREAAMLSLRENFDNEKVSKRHFLSAMEKVKPTVNEDMIDFYNRIQEKLKGGSIRKTDAGSFTGYI; the protein is encoded by the coding sequence ATGGAAGAGTTACAGATAAAAGTGGAGAAAGCGCATCCTATCGATTTTGGCAGGGGTATAATACGACTTGATCCAAGTACCCTCCTGAGCCTGCAGCTTTCCCCCGGAGACATTGTCCTCATCGAAGGAAAGCGTCAAACTACGGCAAAGGTATGGCGTGCTGACAGGCAGGATTGGGGACAGGGAATTGCCCGTATAGATGGTTATACACGACAGAATGCAGAAGTGGGGATTGGTGAGAGGATAACGCTTAGTAAGGCAGAGCCAATAGCCGCGGAAAAAGTACTCCTTGCACCTCCCGAGGGAATCGTCATGGAGTTTGGTGACAACACCAGTGCCGTGATCAAACATAACATCCTGAAACGTCCCCTTATAAAAGGTGACATTATTCCTATAATCAGTTCCATGGGGCAAACCACCCCTGGCAGTCAGGCCATTCCTCTAATAGCTGTTGAAACGGAGCCATCTGATGGCATACTTATCATCAATGAAAATACTGAGATCCAGCTCCAGCAGAAACCTGTAGTGGGTTATGAGGGAGCTGCCAGAGGTATCAACTACGAGGATATCGGCGGACTTAGAACGGAAATTCAACGGGTACGTGAAATGATAGAACTCCCGTTGAAACATCACGAGCTTTTCCTACGTCTTAATATAGATCCACCAAAGGGTGTTATTCTCTATGGACCACCCGGCACAGGGAAAACCCTGATAGCAAGAGCAGTTGCCAGCGAATCTAATGCCTATTTCATCAACATTGCCGGCCCGGAAATAATGGGTAAATATTACGGGGAAAGTGAGGAAAGGCTGCGAAAAATATTTGATGAAGCTGCGGAGAATGCCCCTTCAATAATATTTGTTGACGAAGTAGATTCCATTGCCCCAAAAAGGGAAGATGTGACCGGAGAAGTAGAAAGAAGGGTTGTAGCCCAGCTTCTCACCCTGATGGACGGAATGGATGAACGTAAACAGGTAGTTGTAATTGCAGCCACAAACAGGCTTGATTCTATTGACCCGGCCCTGCGCCGCCCTGGCAGATTTGACAGGGAAATCGAAATTGGTGTACCCGATAGTGAAGACCGGCTCGAAATACTCCAGATCCACACCCGTGGAATGCCACTGAACGAAAATATCGATGAAGAATATTTTGAACACCTGGCAGAATATACCCAGGGTTTTGTGGGAGCCGATTTATTAGCCCTTGTACAGGAAGCCTCCATGCGGGCACTGAGGAGATTACTTCCCGACATCAATCTCGATGAAGAGGAAATTCCACAGGAAATACTCGAGAAACTGGAAGTCACGCCCGATGACTTCGAGGAAGCCCTGAAAGAAATTGAGCCCTCGGCAATGAGGGAAGTTATGGTCGAAATACCGTCTGTGGGATGGGATGATGTTGGCGGGCTGGACCTTGCCAGAGAAGATATCAGCGAAGCAGTCGAGTGGCCTCTTAAATGGCCCGATAAAATAAGCCGGATGGGCATAAAACCTCCCACAGGAATACTTTTATATGGCCCTCCGGGAACAGGCAAAACCCTGCTTGCCAAAGCTGTGGCAAACGAAGCTAATGCCAATTTCATAAGTGTCAAAGGACCCCAGATATTGTCCAAATACGTAGGGGAATCTGAAAAAGCAATTCGTGATACTTTCAAAAAAGCACGACAGGTTGCACCCTGCATAATATTCTTTGACGAAATCGATGCTATATCTTCGACAAGACAGGGTGGCAGTGATGTAGGCAGCCGGGTTTCCGAACAGGTTGTCAATCAGATGCTTACCGAGATGGATGGACTTGAACCCCTGAATGAGGTGGTTGTCATTGCGGCCACCAACAGGCCTGACCTTATTGACCCGGCATTACTTCGATCAGGAAGATTTGACAGGCTTGTAATGGTAGGAGCCGCCTCCGCAGATGGCAGGGAACAAATATTCCGGATTCACACAATGGACATACCCCTGGATAGTGATGTTGACATAAAGGAACTTGCCACAATGACTGAAGGCTATGTAGGATCAGATATAGAATCCATATGCAGGGAAGCAGCAATGTTATCCCTTAGAGAAAATTTCGATAATGAAAAAGTAAGCAAAAGGCATTTCCTTTCCGCAATGGAGAAAGTAAAACCAACGGTTAATGAAGACATGATAGATTTCTATAACCGGATACAGGAAAAACTAAAGGGCGGATCTATCCGCAAAACGGATGCAGGATCATTTACAGGATATATTTGA
- a CDS encoding phosphoglycolate phosphatase, whose translation MKFKALAIDIDGTITYSDRRLHFMAAEHLRNLGIPVVLATGNVLCYAAATSKLIGLGGKVISENGGVISTGFDTKPHISDSMEECEKAFSYLTPRFDLIRLDNDLRKTEIALRRNIDAEVLQSSLERAGFHMEVIDTRFALHIKSRKINKGTGLAKMASLMDLDVSDFVAIGDSANDREMFEVAGYGIAVSNADPDLKSIADYVTSMSFGEGTVEALNILNRKKFL comes from the coding sequence ATGAAATTTAAAGCACTTGCAATTGATATTGATGGCACAATCACTTACAGTGACCGCCGTCTTCATTTTATGGCAGCAGAACATCTGAGGAATCTGGGTATTCCTGTAGTTCTTGCCACGGGAAATGTACTCTGTTATGCTGCAGCAACTTCCAAGCTTATAGGACTTGGAGGTAAGGTTATTTCTGAAAATGGAGGTGTCATATCCACAGGATTTGATACTAAACCTCACATCTCCGATAGTATGGAGGAATGCGAAAAAGCATTCTCTTACCTCACTCCTCGCTTTGACTTAATCCGGCTTGATAATGACCTGCGCAAAACAGAAATTGCCCTGAGGCGAAATATCGATGCAGAGGTTTTACAGTCCAGTCTTGAAAGGGCAGGGTTTCATATGGAGGTTATTGATACCAGATTTGCTTTGCATATTAAAAGTAGAAAGATCAATAAGGGCACAGGACTGGCAAAAATGGCATCTCTTATGGACCTGGATGTTTCTGATTTTGTTGCGATAGGTGACTCTGCAAATGACCGGGAAATGTTCGAGGTAGCAGGCTATGGGATCGCTGTAAGCAATGCCGATCCAGACCTGAAGTCGATTGCGGATTATGTGACCTCCATGTCCTTCGGAGAAGGTACCGTGGAGGCCCTGAATATCTTAAACCGGAAAAAATTCCTTTAA
- the radA gene encoding DNA repair and recombination protein RadA produces the protein MSEILLEELDHVGPATAQKLNDAGYNSVEAVAVASPSELVATAEIGESTAAKIISAARSAADIGGFETGDFVMQRRMEVGKLHTGCEEFDELMGGGIETQSITEMYGEFGSGKTQIAHQLAVNTQLPKEMGGLDGSVIIIDTENTFRPERIEQMVAGLSQKFEQDFDPAEFLKNIHVARAYNSNHQILLVDAAMEMANKLKNTDKPVRLVIVDSLTAHFRAEYVGRGTLADRQQKLNKHLHDLQRFGDLNNASVIVTNQVMSKPDAFFGDPTRPIGGHILGHTATFRLYIRKSKGDKRIVKLVDSPCLPDGEAVACITTDGLCDA, from the coding sequence ATGAGTGAAATTTTGCTTGAAGAACTTGATCATGTGGGGCCTGCAACAGCCCAGAAATTGAATGATGCGGGGTATAACAGTGTGGAAGCAGTTGCAGTTGCTTCCCCTTCTGAGCTTGTGGCAACTGCCGAGATCGGTGAATCCACAGCTGCCAAAATCATAAGTGCTGCGCGCAGTGCAGCCGATATAGGTGGTTTTGAAACAGGAGATTTCGTGATGCAGAGGCGCATGGAAGTAGGCAAACTCCACACCGGTTGTGAAGAATTCGATGAATTGATGGGTGGTGGGATAGAGACCCAGTCAATCACCGAGATGTATGGGGAATTTGGTTCGGGTAAGACCCAGATAGCCCATCAGCTGGCGGTTAATACGCAGTTGCCAAAGGAAATGGGCGGACTTGACGGTTCTGTCATAATTATAGACACAGAGAATACGTTCCGGCCTGAACGTATTGAGCAGATGGTTGCAGGTCTTTCGCAAAAATTTGAACAGGATTTTGATCCTGCCGAGTTTTTGAAAAATATACATGTTGCAAGGGCTTACAATTCCAATCACCAGATCCTTCTGGTTGATGCAGCAATGGAAATGGCCAACAAACTCAAAAATACCGATAAACCGGTCAGATTGGTTATAGTGGATTCCTTAACAGCTCATTTCAGGGCCGAGTATGTAGGCCGGGGTACACTGGCTGACAGGCAGCAGAAACTGAACAAACACTTGCATGACCTGCAACGTTTCGGGGACCTGAACAATGCCTCTGTGATAGTTACCAATCAGGTAATGTCAAAACCGGATGCATTCTTTGGAGATCCTACCCGTCCGATTGGAGGCCATATTCTGGGACATACTGCCACATTCAGGCTCTATATACGCAAATCCAAGGGGGACAAAAGAATCGTGAAACTCGTGGATTCGCCTTGTTTGCCCGATGGAGAAGCTGTTGCGTGTATTACTACAGATGGGCTTTGTGATGCCTGA
- a CDS encoding MM0924 family protein, producing the protein MQSFIVKHYLGTELDIYCGGPDTFKGTVESCADGVLTINKDNRYTHIAIDKIIAVWEEK; encoded by the coding sequence ATGCAATCTTTCATAGTGAAACATTACCTTGGAACAGAACTTGATATCTATTGTGGCGGACCCGATACCTTTAAAGGTACCGTTGAATCATGCGCAGACGGCGTGCTAACCATAAATAAAGACAACAGATACACCCATATAGCCATCGACAAAATCATAGCTGTCTGGGAAGAAAAATAA
- a CDS encoding PRC-barrel domain-containing protein yields MPKVFAKNLSNKQVMTTDGTEIGILDNIVMEVKTGKLEDLMVKPDIGLDTSKYVTDGQFLKIPFKAVRSIKDYIVVDKQIATSID; encoded by the coding sequence ATGCCAAAGGTATTTGCAAAGAACCTATCCAACAAACAGGTCATGACAACAGACGGAACAGAAATTGGTATACTGGACAATATAGTAATGGAAGTCAAAACCGGCAAACTTGAAGACCTGATGGTCAAACCCGACATCGGGCTTGACACATCTAAATATGTTACCGATGGCCAATTTTTGAAGATACCCTTCAAAGCAGTCCGCTCAATCAAGGATTATATCGTTGTGGACAAGCAGATAGCCACCAGTATTGATTAA
- a CDS encoding TRAM domain-containing protein, producing MFERVESSAPVESGETYDVVIEDIAKKGDGIARIDGFVIFVPETEVGDELSIKVTKVLSKFAFGEVV from the coding sequence TTGTTCGAACGTGTTGAATCAAGTGCTCCGGTAGAATCTGGGGAAACCTACGATGTTGTGATTGAAGATATTGCCAAGAAAGGCGACGGAATAGCTCGTATTGACGGTTTTGTCATTTTTGTGCCCGAAACAGAAGTGGGCGATGAACTTTCAATAAAAGTAACCAAAGTCCTTTCGAAATTCGCTTTTGGAGAAGTAGTCTGA
- a CDS encoding phosphatase PAP2 family protein — protein sequence MVTAGYVFFVPVENRRPEFSSVKGFIHFVVDVAIYAIPMLIVFALVHMQTTAATLLGIPANQNYARYIMILEGNTVSLLQEIATPLLTYVSGFFYLLMFPFLMVFTFLLLVYLQRHKAIQEFVVAFILIYMLAFPFYIFFPVHVTGYTLSGVTPLLYNLSPLIAEGVRIVDPELNNCFPSLHAALSVMAMIMVLHNVKSRRYQVFAVITTAAILFTILYLGIHWLSDLIAGILLAIVCCMIAFRYSEHLFAIYRWIVAMIAWKFKGPKLPCVGCNRRINFDSVMQCDYCGTEYNIKVRVGSLLKRFRKRFSS from the coding sequence ATGGTTACTGCCGGGTATGTTTTTTTTGTGCCTGTCGAGAACAGGCGTCCTGAATTCAGCAGTGTGAAAGGATTTATCCATTTTGTGGTGGATGTTGCGATTTATGCCATCCCAATGTTAATAGTTTTTGCACTTGTGCATATGCAAACAACTGCTGCCACATTGCTTGGAATCCCGGCAAACCAGAATTATGCTCGTTACATCATGATCCTGGAAGGTAATACAGTAAGCCTTCTTCAGGAAATCGCTACTCCTCTGCTAACTTATGTAAGCGGTTTTTTTTATCTTTTAATGTTTCCCTTCTTAATGGTATTCACATTCTTGCTTCTGGTTTATCTGCAAAGGCACAAAGCCATACAGGAGTTTGTGGTGGCTTTCATCCTGATTTATATGCTGGCATTTCCGTTCTACATATTTTTCCCTGTTCATGTGACCGGTTATACTCTTTCAGGTGTAACTCCGCTTCTTTATAATTTGAGTCCGCTCATAGCCGAAGGTGTGCGTATTGTGGATCCTGAACTCAATAATTGTTTCCCGAGTCTCCATGCGGCTCTTTCGGTAATGGCTATGATAATGGTCCTGCATAATGTGAAATCCCGCAGATATCAGGTTTTTGCAGTTATTACCACAGCAGCAATTCTTTTCACAATTCTCTATCTGGGGATTCACTGGCTGAGCGATCTTATAGCAGGTATATTGCTTGCGATTGTATGTTGTATGATTGCTTTTCGCTACAGTGAGCATTTATTTGCCATTTATCGCTGGATTGTGGCCATGATAGCCTGGAAATTCAAAGGTCCAAAACTGCCGTGCGTGGGGTGTAACAGGCGAATCAATTTTGATTCGGTTATGCAATGTGATTATTGTGGTACTGAATATAACATCAAAGTCCGTGTGGGCTCATTGTTGAAACGTTTCAGAAAGCGCTTTTCTTCATAA